The following proteins are co-located in the Apium graveolens cultivar Ventura chromosome 5, ASM990537v1, whole genome shotgun sequence genome:
- the LOC141660413 gene encoding uncharacterized protein LOC141660413, producing the protein MTEAPLLDKPSPEDTLYLYLAVFEQALSAVLMKEEQKLQKHVYYIDLIKTHLETGWLLDDVQEARKLSVRALRYSLIEGLLYKRSFAIPYLKCLRPLEEEEALKEAHEGIYGQHLGGRSLAQKITQLGFYWPTILADAKAYVKKCDSFQRHAPIVRQPQRGLHLSTHPSFYNIGNGHTWTISCKFREYCDDNIIELCFTSIAYPQENGQAEVANRIILDGLKKRVERSRNTWVDELLPILWAYRTTWKVTTEATPFMLAYGAEAVVPLEITHGSPRVEAYKLEANEEGMRLALDLIDEI; encoded by the exons ATGACCGAAGCCCCGTTGTTGGACAAACCAAGTCCGGAGGACACCCTTTATTTGTACCTCGCGGTATTTGAACAAGCCCTGAGTGCAGTCCTCatgaaggaagaacagaagctCCAGAAGCATGTATACTAT ATAGACCTGATCAAGACCCACTTAGAGACTGGGTGGCTCCTCGATGATGTCCAAGAGGCACGCAAGTTGTCGGTTAGAGCATTGAGATATTCATTGATCGAAGGCCTTCTCTACAAAAGGTCCTTCGCTATTCCATACCTGAAGTGCTTGAGacctcttgaagaagaggaggcaCTTAAAGAAGCCCATGAAGGGATTTATGGACAACACTTAGGGGGAAGGTCCCTCGCTCAAAAGATAACTCAGTTGGGATTTTACTGGCCAACTATACTGGCCGATGCCAAGGCTTATGTGAAGAAATGTGATAGCTTCCAGAGGCACGCTCCAATAGTACGACAACCCCAAAGAGGCTTACATCTATCAACACACCCATCCTTTTATAATATAGGGAATGGACATACTTGGACCATTTCCTGTA AGTTCAGAGAGTACTGCGACGATAACATCATAGAACTTTGCTTCACCTCGATTGCATATCCTCAAGAAAACGGGCAAGCGGAagttgctaacagaatcatccttgatggacttaagaagaGGGTCGAACGCTCAAGAAACACTTGGGTGGATGAGTTGCTACCTATACTATGGGCATATCGCACCACCTGGAAAGTGACAACCGAAGCTACCCCATTCATGCTGGCTTACGGAGCCGAAGCTGTTGTGCCCCTGGAGATCACACATGGATCGCCCAGGGTTGAGGCTTATAAACTAGAGGCAAatgaagaaggcatgaggctGGCTCTTGACCTCATTGATGAAATCTGA